From Paraburkholderia sabiae, a single genomic window includes:
- a CDS encoding dicarboxylate/amino acid:cation symporter, protein MSIATEASVEPQAKPRARKRWFQHLYIQVLIAVVLGILLGHFYPSAGEAMKPLGDNFLKLIKLMIAPLIFCTVVHGIASMNDIKSVGRVGVKSLIYFELMTTLALAIGLIAVNIMKPGSGMHIDPKTLDVSAIAAYTKAAHDQSVVGFLSHIIPSTVFGAFAEGDILQVLFVSVIFAFALQMLGERGKPLLSVIDAGANTFFNMVRIVMYVSPLGAFGAIAFTIGKYGVISLGSYGQLLLTYYLTGFVFVFVILGAVCRLAGFSLIAFLRYIREELLLVLGTSSSESALPRLMAKLERLGCEKSVVGLVVPAGYSFNLDGSCINMTVLAIFIAQATDSTLSIGHQITLLLVLLLTSKGAASVSGGAFIVLAATLSSVPGIPVAGLVLVLGIYRFISEGGALINVIGNGIATIVVAKWERALDRSTFKAQLARGPRDD, encoded by the coding sequence ATGAGCATCGCAACGGAAGCCTCCGTCGAGCCACAAGCGAAGCCACGCGCCAGGAAGCGGTGGTTTCAGCACCTCTACATACAGGTATTGATAGCGGTGGTTCTGGGCATTCTCCTTGGACATTTCTATCCGTCGGCTGGCGAAGCGATGAAGCCATTGGGAGACAACTTCCTAAAGCTCATCAAGCTCATGATTGCCCCGCTCATCTTCTGCACTGTGGTTCACGGCATCGCCAGCATGAACGACATAAAGTCGGTCGGTCGCGTAGGGGTGAAGTCTCTGATTTACTTCGAGTTGATGACGACGCTGGCGCTTGCAATCGGCCTTATTGCCGTGAATATCATGAAGCCTGGCAGTGGCATGCATATCGACCCGAAGACGCTCGACGTCTCGGCGATTGCTGCTTACACGAAAGCAGCCCACGACCAGAGCGTAGTCGGCTTTCTTTCGCACATCATCCCCTCGACCGTCTTCGGTGCGTTTGCCGAAGGCGACATCCTGCAAGTGTTGTTCGTTTCAGTCATTTTTGCGTTTGCGCTGCAAATGCTCGGTGAGCGTGGGAAGCCGTTACTTAGCGTCATCGATGCCGGCGCGAACACGTTCTTCAATATGGTTCGAATCGTGATGTATGTCTCGCCTCTTGGGGCATTCGGAGCGATTGCTTTCACTATCGGCAAGTACGGGGTTATCTCGTTGGGTTCTTACGGTCAGCTTCTCTTGACCTACTACCTGACTGGCTTTGTCTTCGTATTCGTCATTCTCGGAGCGGTGTGCCGACTTGCAGGCTTCAGCCTCATCGCGTTCCTTCGATACATCCGAGAAGAACTGCTTCTGGTTTTGGGCACTTCGTCGTCTGAATCTGCCCTGCCCCGACTGATGGCAAAGCTCGAGCGACTTGGCTGCGAGAAATCCGTGGTCGGTCTGGTCGTGCCGGCTGGATATTCTTTCAATCTCGACGGCAGCTGTATCAATATGACCGTCCTCGCAATCTTCATCGCGCAAGCCACAGACAGCACGCTCAGCATTGGACACCAGATAACCCTTCTCCTCGTCCTGCTGCTAACGTCGAAGGGGGCAGCGAGCGTCAGCGGCGGAGCCTTCATCGTCCTGGCCGCAACGCTGAGCTCTGTCCCAGGTATCCCAGTCGCAGGCCTCGTGCTCGTGCTTGGTATCTATCGGTTCATCTCGGAAGGTGGTGCGCTCATCAATGTCATTGGCAACGGCATCGCGACGATTGTGGTGGCGAAGTGGGAACGTGCGCTCGATCGAAGCACATTCAAAGCGCAACTGGCGCGAGGGCCGAGAGACGACTAA
- a CDS encoding VOC family protein has protein sequence MALIDHLDHLVLTCVDLVATKRFYTEVLQMHLQTFGEGRIAFQFGNQKINVHVKGTEFEPKAHLPVPGALDLCFIAVVPLDDVIAHLNRCGWPILEGPVERTGAVQKIRSVYVRDPDLNLIEISEVI, from the coding sequence ATGGCACTCATCGACCATCTGGACCATCTCGTTCTCACTTGCGTCGACCTGGTCGCAACGAAGCGCTTTTACACGGAAGTGCTGCAAATGCACCTGCAGACGTTCGGCGAAGGACGCATCGCTTTCCAATTTGGAAATCAAAAAATCAACGTGCACGTGAAGGGCACCGAGTTCGAGCCGAAAGCGCATCTCCCCGTCCCCGGCGCGCTCGACCTGTGCTTCATTGCCGTCGTCCCGCTCGATGATGTCATCGCGCATCTTAACCGTTGCGGATGGCCGATTCTTGAAGGTCCAGTCGAACGCACGGGTGCCGTTCAGAAGATTCGCTCTGTCTACGTTCGCGACCCAGACCTGAACCTTATCGAAATATCGGAAGTTATATAA
- a CDS encoding D-2-hydroxyacid dehydrogenase: MSSSCLRVVFLDKATIPPTTNLKELPFGHTLELHDSTKPDQVGERIRNADVVITNKVKLGGDALAQAKNLKLIAIAATGSDNVDLSACNERGITVCNIRNYAVNTVPEHTFALIFALRRSLAPYRTAVQAGRWRESDQFCFFDYPISDVAGSTLGVIGDGALGRATAEIGKALGMKVLFSAFKGRDDMGVLYTPFERVLAESDIITLHCPLVDETRNLIDDAEFVQMKRRPLLINTARGGLVNEGALVRALQDGLISGAGFDVVTEEPLSSDNPLNEILNHPGFILTPHVAWASKEAIQSLADQLMDNVTAYVQGSPRNVVNAPAGN, translated from the coding sequence ATGTCATCCTCTTGTCTTCGGGTCGTCTTTCTCGACAAAGCGACAATTCCACCAACGACAAATTTGAAGGAGCTACCGTTCGGACACACGCTCGAGCTGCACGACTCAACGAAGCCCGACCAGGTCGGCGAGCGTATTCGCAATGCAGACGTCGTCATCACCAACAAGGTGAAGCTCGGTGGCGACGCCCTCGCGCAAGCGAAAAACCTGAAGCTAATCGCCATCGCGGCCACTGGCTCGGACAACGTGGACCTTTCCGCGTGCAACGAGCGAGGTATCACAGTGTGCAACATCAGGAACTACGCGGTGAACACGGTCCCCGAGCACACATTCGCATTGATTTTTGCCCTTCGCAGGAGCCTCGCGCCCTATCGCACTGCAGTCCAAGCAGGCCGTTGGCGAGAGTCCGACCAGTTCTGCTTCTTCGATTACCCCATCAGCGACGTGGCAGGTTCGACGCTCGGCGTTATCGGTGATGGTGCGTTGGGCAGGGCGACCGCCGAAATCGGAAAAGCTCTAGGGATGAAAGTTTTGTTTTCGGCTTTCAAGGGTCGCGATGACATGGGCGTCCTCTACACCCCGTTCGAACGTGTCCTCGCAGAATCCGACATCATCACGCTCCATTGTCCGCTCGTTGATGAAACCAGGAACCTAATAGACGACGCCGAATTTGTGCAAATGAAGCGTCGCCCGCTTCTCATTAACACTGCTCGGGGCGGGCTCGTGAATGAAGGCGCCCTTGTCCGTGCGCTCCAGGATGGCTTGATTTCAGGTGCTGGCTTCGATGTAGTGACTGAGGAGCCGTTGTCAAGCGACAACCCGTTGAATGAAATCCTGAATCACCCTGGGTTCATCCTGACGCCTCACGTCGCGTGGGCTAGCAAGGAAGCAATTCAGTCGCTCGCCGACCAGCTAATGGACAACGTCACAGCGTATGTTCAGGGCTCACCGAGAAACGTTGTGAACGCCCCTGCCGGCAATTGA
- the pyk gene encoding pyruvate kinase, with translation MRSTKIVATLGPASSTEAIIESLAIAGANVFRLNFSHGSHADHASRHAMIRNVEARLGRPLGILIDLQGPKLRVGKFAEQAPTLHRGHEFVFDTNEAPGNGTRVHLPHPEIFSAVSPGDRLLVDDGKMQFRVISADLERIVTCVETDGCISDRKGVSVPEARLSIPALSEKDKTDLAFGLSLGVDWVALSFVQCAEDVIEARALIGERAAIVSKIEKPQALENIVDILDASDGLMVARGDLGVEMPPEDVPAVQKHLVQLARGTGKPVIVATQMLESMTTASTPTRAEASDVATAVYDGVDAVMLSAESASGQFPVEAVQFMSRIIDKTEADPLHRRLMKASGTDPVADGTDAIGAAIQAISRTLPVAVAVTYTTTGGTPLRVARLRPSASILSLGPRIEIARRLCLAWGVMARTSAAAETTEDVVSLAVSAVQATGLNTSNKAVVVASGVPFGLPGSTNLLRVILPAEIERLATQEPMLAC, from the coding sequence ATGCGCTCTACGAAAATTGTCGCCACTCTCGGCCCAGCCAGCTCTACAGAAGCAATCATTGAAAGCCTCGCTATTGCGGGAGCCAACGTATTCCGCCTTAACTTCAGCCACGGCAGCCACGCGGACCATGCAAGTCGCCACGCAATGATCCGCAATGTCGAAGCTCGACTGGGAAGGCCTCTGGGTATCCTCATTGACCTGCAGGGACCAAAGCTTCGAGTCGGAAAATTCGCAGAGCAAGCCCCTACGCTTCACCGTGGGCACGAGTTCGTATTCGACACAAACGAAGCACCCGGCAATGGCACCAGGGTACATTTGCCGCACCCTGAAATCTTCTCCGCAGTGTCACCCGGTGACCGACTCCTGGTCGATGATGGAAAGATGCAGTTTCGAGTCATCAGCGCGGACCTTGAACGCATCGTTACATGCGTGGAGACGGACGGGTGCATCTCCGACCGCAAAGGTGTGAGCGTGCCGGAAGCGCGCCTCTCTATTCCCGCGTTGTCAGAGAAAGACAAGACAGACCTGGCATTCGGTCTGAGCCTCGGCGTCGATTGGGTAGCACTCTCGTTTGTTCAGTGTGCCGAGGATGTCATCGAAGCGCGCGCACTCATCGGCGAGCGGGCTGCCATCGTCTCGAAGATTGAGAAACCGCAAGCGCTTGAGAACATCGTCGATATTCTGGACGCGTCAGATGGCTTGATGGTCGCACGCGGAGACTTGGGCGTCGAAATGCCACCCGAAGATGTTCCGGCCGTTCAGAAGCATCTCGTACAGCTGGCGCGAGGAACCGGAAAGCCTGTCATCGTGGCAACACAGATGCTGGAGTCAATGACAACAGCGAGTACCCCGACCCGCGCGGAGGCATCAGATGTCGCGACGGCGGTTTATGATGGCGTCGATGCGGTGATGTTATCCGCCGAGTCAGCTTCTGGGCAGTTCCCTGTCGAGGCAGTTCAATTTATGTCCAGAATCATCGACAAAACGGAGGCGGACCCGCTACATCGCCGCTTGATGAAGGCTAGTGGCACTGACCCGGTCGCTGATGGAACCGACGCCATTGGTGCGGCGATACAAGCAATCTCTCGTACATTGCCCGTGGCCGTAGCCGTCACTTACACCACGACCGGGGGCACTCCCCTGAGGGTAGCTCGTCTGCGCCCCAGCGCGTCAATTCTAAGCCTTGGTCCACGAATTGAGATTGCTCGCCGCTTGTGTCTTGCGTGGGGCGTCATGGCGCGCACAAGCGCCGCGGCCGAAACCACCGAGGACGTCGTGTCCCTTGCCGTATCTGCGGTCCAGGCAACCGGGTTGAACACGTCCAATAAGGCGGTCGTGGTCGCTTCCGGCGTGCCATTCGGTCTTCCGGGCTCGACAAATCTCCTGCGCGTCATTCTTCCGGCAGAAATTGAACGCCTGGCAACGCAGGAACCCATGCTCGCCTGCTGA
- a CDS encoding glycerate kinase, giving the protein MKIVIAPDSFKESLSAAEAARLIQAGFSEVFPHARFASLPIADGGEGTVNALKEPLKARLHSATVRDPLGRPVEADFGLTDTRVAILEMASACGLHLLSSHERDPRVATSRGLGELVLAAIDAGARHFIVGLGGSATNDCGVGFLNALGIRFLDSDGRDISDGAADLQRLKHIDCSGLDARIAACTFDVACDVDNPLCGPTGASAVFGPQKGATLEMIPVLDASLRHVADVIQRDFDLPVATTPGAGAAGGVGAAMLAFLRANLRPGSEIITDALGLEQAIVGADFVITGEGCVDGQTSRGKAPMGVARVAARLGVPVIALGGAVTADIEDLNHVGIHAAFPSVRRACSLDDALREAAANLQATARNVAAAVRLGMAIKR; this is encoded by the coding sequence GTGAAAATTGTCATCGCCCCGGATTCTTTCAAAGAGAGTCTATCTGCTGCCGAAGCGGCCCGGCTTATCCAGGCAGGATTTTCCGAGGTGTTTCCTCACGCCCGATTTGCCAGCCTACCCATCGCGGACGGCGGTGAAGGCACAGTCAACGCGCTAAAGGAACCACTGAAGGCGCGATTGCACTCCGCAACGGTGCGTGACCCGTTGGGCCGCCCGGTTGAGGCGGATTTTGGCTTGACCGACACCCGAGTGGCCATTCTCGAGATGGCGTCCGCTTGCGGATTGCACCTGCTTTCGTCACACGAACGCGACCCACGGGTCGCGACCAGTCGCGGTTTGGGCGAGCTTGTTCTGGCTGCGATAGACGCCGGCGCGCGCCACTTTATCGTCGGACTTGGTGGAAGTGCGACCAATGATTGCGGCGTCGGATTCTTAAACGCTCTAGGGATCCGCTTCCTGGACAGCGACGGCCGAGACATCTCCGACGGCGCCGCAGACCTGCAAAGACTCAAACACATAGACTGTAGTGGACTCGACGCACGAATCGCAGCCTGCACGTTCGACGTAGCTTGCGATGTCGACAATCCATTGTGTGGCCCAACGGGAGCCTCAGCCGTCTTCGGCCCTCAAAAAGGGGCCACATTGGAGATGATTCCCGTCCTTGACGCCTCGTTGCGTCATGTCGCAGATGTTATTCAACGCGACTTCGACCTCCCGGTGGCGACAACTCCTGGGGCCGGGGCGGCAGGCGGAGTGGGTGCGGCCATGCTCGCGTTTTTGCGTGCGAATCTGCGACCGGGGTCCGAAATTATCACGGACGCGCTTGGGTTGGAGCAGGCCATCGTAGGCGCCGACTTCGTCATAACGGGGGAAGGCTGCGTCGATGGCCAGACATCCCGTGGTAAAGCACCCATGGGGGTTGCCAGGGTTGCCGCCCGTTTGGGCGTGCCGGTCATAGCGCTAGGTGGCGCCGTGACCGCAGACATCGAGGACCTTAATCATGTCGGCATTCACGCCGCCTTCCCATCCGTACGTCGCGCGTGCTCGTTGGATGACGCTCTACGAGAGGCCGCTGCCAACCTGCAAGCCACTGCGCGAAACGTTGCTGCGGCCGTTCGCTTGGGAATGGCGATCAAAAGGTAG
- a CDS encoding sugar diacid recognition domain-containing protein, whose translation MNGRIDSRLAAQIVEQVTNVLPFDINVMDAKGSVVASTDPTRVGTFHSGAQMVLGSSREVEIDDATAARITNVRPGVNLPLVVRGKLIGVVGLTGAPDEVRRFGKLLQGMAQLILEREQLTLELRREERHKEEFIRQAINERSESSREDLAAWAERLGIDLTVTRCAVLCRFTFNQTDQNALLSELEQVQAHLTAQRPDFMVARSSLSELAIFREFEVDAANPYQAAETAHKVLHEVKTLIASVCKRSFLLALGVALPNIDGLRQSWTCAINTLQAGEAQRSNGAGEHCFSYYDHRLAVLFSTLPDNWALAELLLPLRRLLDTERDAPLLQHTLNVWYEHEAHPTRTAKALGIHRNTLDYRLKKINDATGLNLSTFEDSVMMYIALRRMTCN comes from the coding sequence ATGAACGGGCGAATTGACTCCAGACTTGCGGCACAGATCGTCGAGCAGGTAACGAACGTACTGCCGTTCGATATCAATGTGATGGACGCGAAAGGGTCCGTGGTCGCGAGCACGGACCCAACGCGTGTCGGCACTTTTCACAGCGGCGCGCAGATGGTGTTGGGCAGCTCGCGGGAAGTCGAGATTGACGACGCCACGGCGGCTCGAATCACGAACGTTCGCCCGGGCGTCAACCTACCCCTGGTGGTACGCGGGAAATTGATTGGAGTCGTCGGGCTGACCGGCGCACCCGATGAAGTTCGTCGGTTTGGAAAACTGCTACAAGGAATGGCTCAGCTTATTCTCGAGCGAGAACAGTTGACGCTAGAGCTCAGGCGAGAGGAACGACACAAAGAAGAGTTCATCCGGCAGGCCATCAACGAACGTTCAGAAAGCTCTCGTGAAGACCTCGCTGCTTGGGCCGAGCGGCTGGGAATAGACCTGACCGTGACTCGATGCGCGGTTTTATGTCGCTTTACCTTCAATCAAACTGACCAGAACGCTCTCTTGTCCGAGCTGGAACAAGTTCAGGCTCACCTTACCGCGCAGCGCCCCGATTTCATGGTCGCACGGAGTTCTCTCAGTGAGTTGGCCATTTTCCGTGAGTTCGAGGTTGACGCAGCTAACCCGTATCAAGCCGCAGAGACGGCGCACAAGGTGCTGCACGAAGTAAAGACGCTAATAGCATCGGTCTGCAAGCGTTCATTTCTTCTTGCGCTTGGCGTCGCTCTGCCAAACATCGATGGCCTCAGACAATCTTGGACTTGCGCCATCAACACGCTGCAAGCAGGCGAGGCACAGCGCAGCAATGGCGCTGGGGAGCACTGTTTCTCCTATTATGACCATCGGCTTGCGGTCCTGTTCTCAACGCTACCTGACAACTGGGCCCTTGCGGAGCTTTTATTGCCGCTGCGGCGCCTGTTGGACACCGAACGGGATGCGCCCCTTCTGCAACACACGCTGAACGTGTGGTATGAACACGAGGCTCATCCTACTCGCACCGCAAAAGCGCTCGGAATACATCGAAATACCCTCGACTATCGGTTAAAAAAGATAAACGATGCAACGGGATTGAATCTGTCTACGTTCGAGGATTCCGTGATGATGTATATAGCGCTTCGGCGGATGACCTGTAATTGA